One part of the Algibacter sp. L1A34 genome encodes these proteins:
- a CDS encoding polysaccharide biosynthesis protein, with the protein MNTATANQIDQLLQHSGLFPQDKQSFKNYLNFDFSKETILITGAAGSIGSSLSKQLSACIFKKLILIDIAESPLYDLINAPEFENINNVEFSIINITQEDSLQHLFEIFKPTIIFHTAAYKHVPLMETNPYESIKTNIFGTKLLADLALIYKVKKFIFISTDKAVNPIGVMGLSKRISEDYLSFLSKSSSTLFLITRFGNVFGSNGSAVALFKHRIENEKTVIITNKDISRYFIDMQKACNLILKIASDYNEQSELFTFNMGNSIKITDLVERLILFCNETQVDIKFSKLRPGEKLHEELVSENEILIPTIHNDILLVKKKNNFNFPISYLESLSKITAFTSHKDIKAILKSYL; encoded by the coding sequence ATGAATACAGCAACCGCAAATCAAATTGATCAGTTATTACAACATTCTGGTTTATTTCCGCAAGATAAGCAATCTTTTAAAAATTATTTAAATTTCGATTTTTCAAAAGAAACCATTTTAATTACCGGTGCGGCCGGTTCCATTGGTAGTTCGCTTTCAAAACAACTTAGTGCCTGTATATTTAAAAAATTAATTTTAATAGATATTGCTGAATCTCCATTATATGATTTAATAAACGCTCCTGAATTTGAAAACATAAATAATGTTGAGTTTTCAATAATTAATATCACTCAAGAAGACTCATTACAGCATCTTTTTGAAATTTTTAAACCAACAATTATTTTCCATACAGCAGCTTATAAACATGTGCCTTTAATGGAAACAAACCCTTATGAATCTATTAAAACAAATATTTTTGGAACTAAATTGTTAGCAGATTTAGCACTTATTTATAAGGTTAAAAAATTCATTTTTATTTCTACCGATAAAGCTGTAAACCCAATAGGAGTTATGGGACTTTCTAAACGAATTTCTGAAGATTATTTATCATTTTTGTCTAAATCGAGTTCAACCCTATTTTTAATCACACGCTTCGGAAACGTTTTTGGTTCCAACGGATCGGCGGTAGCATTATTTAAGCACCGTATTGAAAATGAAAAGACAGTAATAATAACAAATAAAGATATTTCACGCTATTTTATTGATATGCAGAAAGCTTGTAATCTTATATTAAAAATAGCTTCAGATTATAATGAGCAAAGTGAACTTTTTACTTTCAACATGGGAAATTCTATAAAAATAACTGATTTAGTAGAGCGTCTCATTTTATTTTGTAATGAAACACAGGTGGATATAAAATTCTCAAAATTAAGACCTGGAGAAAAACTTCATGAAGAATTAGTTTCAGAAAACGAAATTTTAATTCCAACAATACATAATGATATTTTATTAGTGAAGAAAAAAAATAATTTCAACTTCCCTATATCATATTTAGAAAGCCTATCAAAAATAACAGCCTTTACATCTCATAAAGACATAAAGGCTATTTTAAAAAGTTATTTATAA
- a CDS encoding sugar transferase: MIKRAFDVLFSLMGLIFLLPFLFVLAIIIKIDSKGPILFVQGRVGKNNNDFNIFKFRTMKIQSQKKGLLTLGNHDSRVTKVGYFLRRYKIDEFPQLINILKGDMSFVGPRPELRYYVNFYSEDDMQIFQVRPGITGLASLKYRNEVELLEAAENPEELFIKTIIPDKLKFNKEYIKNQNLFFDLKLIGLTIIKVIAK, from the coding sequence ATGATAAAGCGGGCTTTTGATGTTCTTTTTTCTTTAATGGGTTTAATATTTCTATTACCATTTCTTTTTGTTCTTGCTATTATTATAAAAATTGATTCTAAAGGCCCTATTTTATTTGTTCAAGGTCGTGTTGGGAAAAATAATAATGATTTTAATATTTTCAAGTTTAGAACCATGAAAATACAATCTCAAAAAAAAGGATTACTTACTTTAGGAAACCATGATTCTCGCGTAACAAAAGTCGGTTATTTTCTAAGACGTTATAAAATTGATGAATTTCCGCAGTTAATTAACATTTTAAAAGGCGACATGAGTTTTGTTGGTCCAAGACCAGAATTGCGCTATTATGTGAATTTTTATTCTGAAGATGATATGCAGATTTTTCAAGTTCGTCCAGGCATTACAGGTCTAGCATCTTTAAAATACAGAAATGAAGTTGAATTATTAGAAGCCGCTGAAAATCCTGAAGAATTATTTATAAAAACTATAATTCCAGATAAATTGAAATTTAACAAGGAATACATAAAAAATCAAAATTTATTTTTCGATTTAAAGCTTATTGGTTTAACCATTATAAAAGTTATTGCTAAGTAA
- a CDS encoding DUF4258 domain-containing protein — protein MKLIQRIGYYLGGFSIGLIILAFFLNGKKASCSYGPDARVLKNINSKKIIYNDVIFEYISHNIIDSTEIRRILKKGDINFSDSDPRHKPCGIYLVEGEFDEKDIVITVENCEDTATVTDLKIEKP, from the coding sequence ATGAAACTTATTCAGCGTATTGGCTATTACCTCGGCGGATTTTCTATCGGGCTAATAATTTTAGCATTCTTTTTAAACGGAAAAAAAGCATCTTGTAGTTATGGTCCAGATGCTAGAGTTTTAAAAAACATTAATTCTAAGAAAATAATTTATAATGATGTAATCTTTGAATATATTTCGCATAACATCATTGATTCTACAGAAATAAGACGAATTTTAAAAAAAGGCGATATTAATTTTTCGGATAGCGATCCTAGACATAAACCTTGTGGCATCTATTTGGTAGAAGGTGAATTCGATGAAAAAGACATTGTTATAACCGTTGAAAACTGCGAAGACACAGCCACAGTTACTGATTTAAAAATAGAGAAACCTTAA
- a CDS encoding alanine dehydrogenase, whose translation MNKPLSPFTKQQLLPQEETLEIFKKKGELFIGIPKETAYKEKRVCLTPDAVYALVCNGHRVLLESGAGEGANFSDKDYSEAGAEITKDAEKVFACPMILKVEPPSLEQIKLINPHTIIISALQLKTQHKKYFETLATKRITALAFEFIRDSDNAYPAVKSLSEIAGTASVLIAAELLSDANTGNGLMFGNISGVPPLEVVILGAGTVGEFASRSAIGLGANVKVFDNSLTKLRRIQTHLGRPIYTSTIQPKNLAKALKRCDVVIGAVRGANRAPIVVSESMVQHMKKGAIIIDVSIDMGGCFETSEVTSHKHPTFVKHNVVHYCVPNIPARYSRTASVSISNIFTPYLLKIGEDGGLENSLRFDRGLKNGLYFYHGILTSKSVGEWFGLEYSDINLLIF comes from the coding sequence ATGAACAAACCACTTTCACCTTTTACAAAACAGCAACTTTTACCTCAAGAAGAGACGCTTGAAATATTTAAGAAAAAAGGAGAATTATTTATTGGTATCCCGAAAGAAACGGCATACAAAGAAAAACGAGTTTGCTTAACGCCAGATGCTGTTTATGCATTGGTGTGCAATGGCCATCGCGTTTTATTAGAATCTGGTGCTGGCGAAGGCGCAAACTTTAGTGATAAAGATTACAGTGAAGCTGGTGCTGAAATTACCAAAGATGCCGAAAAAGTTTTTGCTTGTCCCATGATTTTAAAAGTGGAGCCGCCAAGTTTGGAACAAATAAAGCTAATAAACCCACATACTATTATAATTTCTGCGTTGCAATTAAAAACACAGCATAAAAAATATTTTGAAACATTAGCCACTAAGCGCATTACGGCATTAGCATTTGAGTTTATTAGAGATTCCGATAACGCATATCCTGCTGTAAAATCTTTAAGTGAAATTGCAGGAACAGCTTCTGTACTTATTGCAGCGGAATTATTATCAGATGCCAACACTGGTAACGGACTTATGTTTGGTAACATTAGTGGTGTTCCGCCTTTAGAAGTGGTTATTTTAGGTGCTGGAACTGTGGGCGAATTTGCTAGTAGAAGTGCTATTGGTTTAGGTGCAAACGTAAAAGTATTCGATAATTCTTTAACAAAATTACGACGTATTCAAACGCATTTAGGGCGCCCTATATATACATCAACTATTCAACCAAAAAACTTAGCAAAAGCTTTAAAACGCTGTGATGTTGTTATTGGTGCCGTTCGAGGTGCAAATAGAGCCCCAATTGTTGTATCAGAATCTATGGTGCAACACATGAAAAAAGGAGCCATTATTATTGATGTAAGTATTGATATGGGTGGCTGTTTCGAAACTAGTGAAGTTACATCGCATAAGCACCCTACCTTTGTAAAACATAATGTAGTACACTATTGCGTGCCCAATATTCCCGCACGATATTCTAGAACAGCATCTGTTTCTATTAGTAATATTTTTACACCGTATTTACTAAAAATCGGAGAAGATGGAGGTTTAGAAAATTCGTTACGTTTTGATCGTGGTTTAAAAAATGGGTTGTATTTTTACCACGGGATTTTAACAAGTAAATCTGTGGGAGAATGGTTTGGATTAGAATATAGTGATATTAATTTACTTATATTTTAA
- a CDS encoding outer membrane beta-barrel protein: MMRKIVVLFIYLFSIVGLSQGLEIKGKVVDTENKPVAFANIVVSDGTNTSGYKGTISNETGDFEIGNLKTNKYTLNVSFLGYKTQAVEVQLDKSVSLDDIILEDEQQELDGVLIVVKKPTVKRMVDRLVFNVENSTLSNNNMLDVLKHTPGVMVNNDGISVKHASPTIYINDRKVHLSTTEVIQLLESMPANNIKAIEVITSPPAKYEAEGGAVLNFVTSKNLVSGYNGSVFGNFKQGFEFPKYSVGTSHFFKGEKIDAYINYNVSPRKDFRNTDEFINFIDNEETTSSWETDYNRTRKSANQNINSNIDYTIDDKNTLSFSANLMFLPKSGTETDINSLTEVYGATGVLDSTFNTINAAVDKTTNAAFTLDYVHKLNQEGEQLSFSAHHTNFSFDSDQDVNTEYLFPDQSLIRNNEFESLSSQDIKLYTGQVDYELPISETAFLEAGGKASFINSESVINRFFIDNGSREEDLENSDTFLYDETNLALYGSYSKDWEHWSLKAGLRTEYTNIEGNSLSTNQINNSDYIKFFPTFHILNVLNENNEIYFTYNKRIYRPRYSQLNPFKFFLSDNSYNTGDPNLKPQIDDNFILGYTFNSKYTFELYYRNENDPSIQITFQDNDSKLLKNVDTNIDRSISYGLDFTTFTSVVSNWDLYVYSSLFYYENRFAALESNNQLYTTDKWSVYLQMVNYFSFLKDKTLTADVSLIYISPLVDGPSEISNRTGLDISVRKTFWNSRASLTMGITDIFNTQNFTQTTKYLNQDILLNSRMENRMFTLGFNYKFGNFRLKTNKKDIESIERDRL; this comes from the coding sequence ATGATGCGAAAAATTGTTGTTTTATTTATTTATTTATTTTCAATCGTAGGGCTTTCTCAAGGTCTGGAAATAAAAGGTAAAGTTGTTGATACGGAAAATAAACCAGTTGCTTTTGCTAACATAGTTGTTTCTGATGGGACAAATACTTCAGGTTATAAAGGTACCATTTCTAATGAAACTGGTGATTTTGAAATTGGTAATTTAAAAACCAATAAATATACCCTGAATGTTAGTTTTTTAGGATACAAAACTCAAGCTGTTGAAGTTCAGCTTGATAAAAGTGTTTCTCTTGATGATATTATTTTAGAAGATGAACAACAAGAACTAGATGGTGTGCTTATTGTTGTTAAAAAACCAACAGTAAAACGTATGGTGGATCGCTTAGTTTTTAATGTTGAAAATTCCACATTATCTAATAATAACATGCTAGATGTTTTGAAACATACGCCTGGAGTTATGGTAAATAATGATGGTATTTCTGTAAAGCACGCTAGCCCTACCATTTATATTAACGATAGAAAAGTGCATTTATCTACTACAGAGGTTATACAGCTTTTAGAGAGTATGCCTGCCAATAACATTAAAGCTATTGAAGTAATTACTTCGCCACCAGCTAAATACGAGGCAGAAGGAGGAGCTGTACTTAATTTTGTGACAAGTAAAAATCTAGTTTCCGGATATAACGGTAGCGTTTTTGGTAATTTTAAACAAGGATTTGAATTTCCAAAATATTCTGTTGGAACAAGTCATTTTTTTAAAGGAGAAAAAATAGACGCTTACATTAACTATAATGTAAGTCCGCGAAAAGATTTTAGAAACACCGACGAGTTTATTAACTTTATAGATAATGAAGAAACGACTTCTAGTTGGGAAACGGACTATAATAGAACTCGAAAATCAGCAAATCAAAATATAAATAGTAATATAGATTATACTATTGACGATAAAAACACCTTGAGTTTTTCTGCAAACTTAATGTTTCTACCTAAATCGGGAACTGAAACAGATATTAATTCTTTAACTGAAGTATATGGAGCAACAGGCGTGCTAGATTCTACGTTTAATACCATTAACGCTGCTGTAGATAAAACAACCAATGCTGCGTTTACATTAGATTATGTTCATAAATTAAATCAAGAGGGCGAGCAATTATCATTTAGTGCACATCATACTAATTTTAGCTTCGATAGCGATCAAGATGTTAATACAGAATATTTATTTCCTGATCAATCTTTAATTAGAAATAACGAATTCGAATCACTTTCTAGCCAAGATATTAAGCTTTATACAGGGCAGGTAGATTATGAGTTACCTATTAGTGAAACAGCTTTTTTAGAAGCAGGAGGGAAGGCTTCATTTATTAATTCTGAGAGTGTTATAAATCGATTTTTTATTGATAACGGAAGTAGAGAAGAGGATTTAGAAAATTCTGATACCTTTTTATATGATGAAACTAACCTGGCACTATATGGTAGCTATAGTAAAGATTGGGAACATTGGAGTTTAAAAGCAGGACTAAGAACAGAATACACAAATATTGAAGGGAATTCATTATCGACTAATCAAATTAATAACTCGGATTACATCAAGTTTTTTCCAACATTTCATATTTTGAATGTTTTAAATGAAAACAACGAAATTTATTTCACCTACAACAAACGCATCTATAGACCAAGATATAGCCAATTAAACCCCTTTAAGTTCTTTTTAAGTGATAACTCATACAATACCGGAGATCCTAATTTGAAACCGCAAATTGACGATAATTTTATTTTAGGTTATACTTTTAATTCAAAATATACTTTCGAGCTTTATTATAGAAACGAGAATGATCCTTCAATACAAATTACATTTCAAGACAATGATTCTAAATTGTTAAAAAATGTTGATACCAATATAGATAGAAGTATATCATATGGATTAGATTTTACAACGTTTACGTCTGTAGTTTCTAACTGGGATCTTTATGTGTATTCTTCTTTATTTTATTATGAAAACAGATTTGCTGCCTTAGAAAGTAATAACCAATTGTATACTACCGATAAATGGTCCGTGTATTTACAAATGGTAAATTATTTTTCTTTTTTAAAGGATAAAACATTAACTGCTGATGTGTCTCTAATTTATATTTCACCATTAGTAGATGGGCCTAGTGAGATTAGTAATAGAACTGGACTAGATATTAGTGTTCGTAAAACATTTTGGAATAGTAGAGCGTCTTTAACTATGGGTATTACCGATATTTTTAACACTCAAAACTTTACGCAAACAACTAAGTATTTAAATCAAGATATTTTATTAAATTCCAGAATGGAAAACAGAATGTTTACGCTTGGTTTTAATTATAAGTTTGGTAATTTCAGGTTAAAAACAAATAAGAAAGATATAGAATCTATAGAGCGAGATAGGTTATAG
- the tsaE gene encoding tRNA (adenosine(37)-N6)-threonylcarbamoyltransferase complex ATPase subunit type 1 TsaE, producing the protein MNITYTIDEVEQVANKLILQATSRTLLFYGDMGVGKTTLIKAIVKGLGSKDDVSSPTFSIVNEYELKDEKIFHFDLYRINDLEEAYNFGIEDYLDSDNWIIIEWPDVIEPILSGNECIIKLSIQSENMRQLIAD; encoded by the coding sequence TTGAATATAACTTATACAATAGACGAGGTTGAACAAGTTGCAAACAAACTTATTTTGCAAGCAACATCAAGAACCCTATTATTTTACGGCGATATGGGTGTTGGTAAAACAACACTAATAAAAGCCATAGTGAAAGGTTTAGGTAGTAAAGACGATGTGAGCAGTCCTACTTTTTCTATTGTAAATGAATATGAATTGAAAGATGAAAAAATTTTTCATTTCGATTTATATAGAATTAACGATCTAGAAGAAGCTTATAATTTTGGAATAGAAGATTATTTAGATTCTGATAATTGGATAATAATTGAATGGCCTGATGTTATAGAACCAATTTTATCGGGTAATGAATGTATTATAAAGTTATCTATTCAGTCAGAAAACATGAGGCAATTAATAGCAGATTAA
- a CDS encoding PglZ domain-containing protein → MNKIKILWVDDEIDLLKPHILFLEKKNYQVTKCNSGSEAIDILDEENFDIVFLDENMPGLTGLETLHEIKEKTDNLPVVMITKSEEEYIMEEAIGNKIADYLIKPVNPNQILLSLKKNLDHSRLVSEKTTSNYQQEFRKIAMDLSMVNSFEEWVSLYQKLIYWEIQLEDIEDVGMFEILESQKTEANSQFAKFIDKNYADWFEPNTDAPIMSHTLFKEKIAPEISKEQPTLLVVIDNLRYDQWKVFEPIINNYYKKETEEAFFSILPTATQYARNAIFSGLMPSAMEKLFPQYWKNDTEEGGKNLFEAEFLEAQLKRLGLSNLEHEYYKITNLKAGKKLVDNFKSLKKNDLTVVVYNFVDMLSHSKTEMEVVKELASNDKAYRSLTHSWFKNSPLLEMIQQAQHLGFKLILTTDHGTINVKNPSKVIGDRDTSLNLRYKTGRSLTYESKDVFVAKDPKEIHLPSINMSSSFIFAKNDMFFAYPNNYNHYVSYFRNTYQHGGVSLEEMIIPFVVFNPKK, encoded by the coding sequence ATGAATAAAATAAAAATACTTTGGGTAGACGATGAAATTGATTTATTGAAACCACATATTTTATTTCTTGAGAAGAAAAATTACCAAGTTACCAAATGTAATAGTGGCTCTGAAGCTATTGATATTTTAGATGAAGAAAATTTTGATATTGTTTTTTTAGACGAAAACATGCCCGGACTTACTGGTTTGGAGACTTTACATGAAATTAAAGAGAAAACAGACAACCTGCCGGTGGTAATGATTACTAAAAGTGAGGAGGAATATATAATGGAAGAAGCTATTGGTAATAAAATAGCCGATTACCTTATAAAGCCTGTAAACCCAAACCAAATCCTTTTAAGTTTAAAAAAGAATTTGGATCATTCGCGTCTAGTTTCCGAGAAAACGACATCCAATTATCAGCAAGAATTCAGAAAAATAGCTATGGATTTATCTATGGTTAATAGTTTTGAGGAATGGGTTAGCCTATATCAAAAACTAATTTATTGGGAAATTCAACTAGAAGATATTGAAGATGTTGGCATGTTCGAAATTTTAGAATCTCAAAAAACGGAAGCTAATTCGCAGTTCGCAAAGTTTATAGATAAAAATTATGCCGATTGGTTTGAGCCAAATACCGATGCGCCAATTATGTCGCATACCCTTTTTAAAGAAAAAATTGCACCTGAGATTAGCAAAGAACAACCAACACTATTAGTTGTTATTGATAATTTACGTTACGACCAATGGAAAGTGTTTGAACCAATAATAAATAATTACTATAAAAAAGAAACCGAAGAGGCCTTTTTCAGCATACTTCCTACAGCTACACAATATGCTCGTAACGCCATTTTTTCTGGTTTAATGCCAAGTGCTATGGAAAAACTTTTTCCACAATACTGGAAAAATGATACTGAAGAAGGTGGTAAAAATCTATTTGAAGCTGAATTTTTAGAAGCACAATTAAAACGTTTAGGTCTAAGTAATTTAGAACACGAATACTACAAAATCACGAACTTAAAAGCTGGAAAGAAATTAGTTGACAATTTTAAAAGCTTAAAAAAGAACGATTTAACGGTTGTTGTTTACAACTTTGTTGATATGCTTTCTCACTCTAAAACAGAAATGGAAGTTGTAAAAGAATTAGCTTCTAATGACAAAGCTTACCGCTCTTTAACACATAGTTGGTTTAAAAACTCACCGCTATTAGAGATGATTCAGCAAGCGCAACATCTTGGATTTAAACTTATTTTAACTACCGATCACGGTACTATTAATGTAAAAAATCCATCGAAAGTAATTGGAGATAGAGATACAAGTTTAAATCTTCGTTATAAAACAGGTAGAAGTTTAACCTATGAAAGCAAAGATGTTTTTGTAGCTAAAGACCCTAAAGAAATTCACTTGCCATCTATTAACATGAGTAGTTCTTTCATTTTTGCAAAAAACGATATGTTCTTTGCTTATCCAAACAATTACAATCACTATGTCAGTTATTTTAGAAACACATATCAACATGGTGGAGTATCTTTAGAAGAAATGATAATTCCTTTTGTTGTATTTAATCCAAAAAAATAA
- a CDS encoding HD domain-containing protein: protein MNKLKILNDPIYGFITIPNSLIFDLIQHKYFQRLRRITQMGLSYMVYPGAHHTRFHHAIGCVHLMQQAVNVLRFKGVSISEEEETALYVAILLHDIGHGPFSHAMEHSIVNNISHEQISLLFMERLNEEFNGSLTLAIEIFKGNYHREFMCQLISGQFDMDRADYLKRDSFYTGVAEGNINSERLITMLNAVDDKLVVEEKGIYSVEKFIIARRLMYWQVYLHKTGIVAEQLLIRVLKRAKELALKGVKLEASKPLQYFLNNIVSIDDFNDEILDLFSQLDDYDVISAMKAWQYHDDFVLSNICEMIINRNLLKIKLKNKPIGKQNLEKQIKIFISAHKISREEAEYFVFTGSISNQAYQLKHQGINILHKSGKIEDIVKASDQLNLKALSKPVTKYYICYPKVKV, encoded by the coding sequence TTGAACAAACTAAAGATATTAAACGACCCAATTTACGGATTTATTACTATTCCAAATTCGCTGATATTCGATTTAATTCAACATAAATACTTTCAACGCTTACGTAGAATTACACAAATGGGTTTATCCTATATGGTATATCCGGGAGCACATCACACTCGATTTCATCATGCCATAGGTTGTGTACATTTAATGCAACAAGCTGTCAATGTATTACGTTTTAAAGGAGTTAGCATTTCTGAAGAAGAAGAAACAGCCTTATATGTTGCTATTTTATTACATGATATTGGGCATGGTCCATTCTCTCATGCTATGGAGCATAGCATTGTAAATAATATATCGCACGAGCAAATTTCACTCCTTTTTATGGAGCGTTTAAACGAAGAATTTAACGGAAGTTTAACGCTTGCCATTGAAATATTTAAGGGTAATTATCACCGTGAATTTATGTGCCAGCTTATTTCTGGTCAATTTGATATGGATCGGGCCGATTATTTAAAGCGTGATAGTTTTTACACAGGTGTAGCAGAAGGTAATATAAATAGTGAGCGCTTAATTACCATGCTAAATGCTGTTGATGATAAATTAGTAGTTGAAGAAAAAGGGATTTATAGCGTAGAGAAATTTATAATTGCGCGCCGTTTAATGTATTGGCAGGTGTATTTGCATAAAACAGGCATCGTGGCCGAGCAACTTTTAATACGTGTTTTGAAGCGAGCAAAGGAATTAGCTTTAAAAGGGGTGAAGCTAGAAGCTAGTAAACCGCTTCAGTATTTTTTAAATAATATAGTTTCAATTGATGATTTTAATGATGAAATATTAGATCTATTTTCTCAATTGGATGATTACGATGTAATTTCGGCCATGAAAGCTTGGCAATATCATGACGATTTTGTTTTAAGTAACATATGCGAAATGATTATTAATCGTAATCTATTAAAAATTAAACTGAAGAATAAGCCTATTGGAAAGCAAAACTTAGAAAAACAGATAAAAATCTTTATTTCTGCTCATAAAATAAGCAGGGAAGAAGCCGAATATTTTGTGTTTACCGGAAGCATTTCTAACCAAGCATATCAATTAAAACATCAGGGAATTAATATATTACACAAGTCTGGTAAAATTGAAGATATAGTAAAAGCATCCGATCAACTTAATTTAAAAGCACTGTCGAAACCTGTCACCAAATATTATATATGTTACCCTAAGGTTAAAGTTTAG
- the lpxD gene encoding UDP-3-O-(3-hydroxymyristoyl)glucosamine N-acyltransferase — translation MKFTAQQIAGILEGEVIGNPETEVFKLSKIEEGFEGSLTFLANPKYTSFIYKTEASITIVNKTFKPENELKTTLIKVDDAYMAFSKILEYYNSVKLNKVGVEQPSFISESAKYGENVYIGAFSYIGDNVVLGDNVKIFPNSYIGDNAVLGDNTIIFSGAKLYSETIVGKSCVINSGAIIGADGFGFAPNEDGGYTKVPQIGNVILEDYVDVGACTTIDRATLGSTIVREGVKLDNQIQIAHNVEIGKNTVIAAQTGIAGSTHIGEHCQIGGQVGIAGHITIGNNVKIQAQSGIARHVKDNEILQGSPALAISDYNKSYVHFKNLPKIVKNINDLEKINGNS, via the coding sequence GTGAAGTTTACTGCACAACAAATAGCTGGTATTTTAGAAGGAGAAGTTATAGGTAACCCTGAAACTGAAGTATTCAAGCTATCCAAAATAGAAGAAGGGTTTGAAGGTTCGTTAACCTTTTTAGCCAATCCCAAATACACCTCATTTATATATAAAACCGAAGCGTCTATTACAATTGTAAATAAAACGTTTAAACCGGAAAACGAGTTAAAAACCACTTTAATTAAGGTAGATGATGCTTATATGGCATTCTCGAAAATACTTGAATACTATAATTCGGTAAAACTTAATAAAGTAGGCGTAGAGCAACCGTCATTCATATCAGAATCAGCTAAATACGGCGAAAATGTTTATATTGGCGCTTTCAGTTATATTGGTGATAATGTTGTACTTGGCGATAACGTAAAAATATTTCCGAACAGTTATATTGGTGATAATGCTGTATTGGGAGATAATACCATTATCTTTTCTGGAGCTAAACTTTATTCTGAAACCATTGTTGGAAAAAGTTGCGTTATTAATTCGGGTGCCATCATTGGTGCCGACGGATTTGGATTTGCGCCAAATGAAGATGGAGGTTATACTAAAGTGCCACAAATAGGAAATGTAATTCTTGAAGATTATGTAGATGTTGGTGCTTGCACTACTATAGATAGAGCAACTTTAGGTTCAACAATTGTGCGTGAAGGTGTTAAATTGGATAATCAAATCCAAATTGCGCATAATGTAGAAATTGGAAAAAATACAGTAATTGCAGCGCAAACTGGTATTGCTGGCTCAACACATATTGGTGAACATTGCCAAATTGGTGGTCAAGTTGGTATTGCAGGGCATATTACCATTGGAAACAATGTGAAAATACAAGCACAGTCTGGTATTGCTAGACATGTAAAAGATAATGAAATACTCCAAGGTTCACCAGCTTTGGCAATTAGCGATTATAATAAGTCGTATGTTCATTTTAAAAATCTGCCTAAGATTGTTAAAAATATAAATGATTTAGAAAAAATAAATGGGAATAGTTAA